Proteins from a single region of Undibacterium sp. KW1:
- a CDS encoding exodeoxyribonuclease VII small subunit — protein sequence MTKKQSTANLAVPAHLEGLSFEDAMAELNKLVNSMEAGELPLEASVSAYQRGSELVKYCASQLEKVEQQVKVLEAGMLKPFADSGNQGGNQGNEE from the coding sequence ATGACAAAAAAACAATCAACTGCAAATCTAGCTGTTCCCGCCCATCTGGAGGGTCTGTCCTTTGAAGATGCGATGGCTGAGCTCAATAAGCTCGTCAACAGCATGGAAGCAGGCGAGCTGCCGCTTGAAGCCTCTGTAAGTGCTTACCAACGCGGTTCTGAACTGGTGAAATATTGTGCATCCCAGCTAGAAAAAGTAGAGCAACAAGTTAAGGTACTGGAAGCTGGCATGCTCAAACCTTTTGCCGACTCTGGCAATCAGGGTGGCAATCAAGGCAATGAGGAATGA
- the dxs gene encoding 1-deoxy-D-xylulose-5-phosphate synthase, with product MTTLLNTINSPADLRSMTRSQLKPLADELRQYVLDSVSKTGGHLSSNLGTVELTIALHYVFNTPEDRLVWDVGHQTYPHKILTGRRDQMHSLRQLNGISGFPRRTESEYDTFGTAHSSTSISAALGMALAARTKGEDRHAVAIIGDGSMTAGMAFEAMNNAGVHDDINLLVVLNDNDMSISPPVGALNRYLARLMSGKFYAAARNVGKSVLPSPVLELARRFEEHAKGMIVPATMFEEFGFNYIGPIDGHDLDSLIPTLQNIRNLKGPQFLHVVTKKGQGYKLAEADPVLYHGPGKFNPAEGIKPASAPAKQSYTQVFGNWLCDMAAADQKLVGITPAMREGSGMVEFEKQFPKRYYDVGIAEQHSVTFAAGLACEGLKPVVAIYSTFLQRAYDQLIHDVALQNLDVTFALDRAGLVGADGATHAGNYDLAYLRCIPNMVVMAASDENECRQMLSTAYQYHGPAAVRYPRGAGIGVPTGKDLDTIPLGKGEIKRQGKRIAILAFGSLVHPALQAAEQLDATLANMRFVKPLDVELLKSLAASHDELVTVEEGCTMGGAGSAVAEALAEAGINKPLLILGLPDRFVDHGDPGLLLAQCGLDAAGIEKSIRARFD from the coding sequence ATGACGACTTTATTAAACACCATTAATTCCCCCGCTGACCTGCGCAGCATGACGCGCAGCCAACTCAAGCCGCTGGCCGATGAATTGCGTCAATACGTGCTTGACTCCGTTTCCAAGACGGGCGGCCATTTGTCGTCGAACCTGGGCACGGTGGAATTAACCATCGCCCTGCATTACGTCTTCAACACGCCAGAAGACAGGCTGGTATGGGATGTCGGCCATCAGACCTATCCACACAAGATTCTGACAGGCCGTCGTGACCAGATGCATAGCCTGCGTCAGTTGAATGGCATCTCCGGTTTCCCGCGTCGTACTGAAAGTGAATACGATACCTTTGGCACCGCGCACTCATCGACCTCGATTTCTGCCGCGCTGGGCATGGCACTGGCCGCCCGCACCAAGGGTGAAGACCGCCACGCTGTTGCCATCATCGGCGATGGCTCGATGACGGCGGGCATGGCTTTTGAAGCCATGAATAATGCTGGCGTACATGATGATATCAATCTGCTTGTCGTGCTGAATGACAATGACATGTCTATCTCGCCACCTGTGGGTGCACTAAACCGCTACCTGGCGCGCCTGATGTCAGGCAAGTTTTATGCGGCCGCACGCAATGTCGGCAAATCGGTCTTGCCATCACCTGTGCTGGAGCTCGCCAGGCGCTTTGAAGAACATGCGAAGGGCATGATAGTACCGGCCACCATGTTTGAAGAATTCGGTTTCAATTACATAGGCCCTATCGATGGCCATGATCTTGATTCGCTGATACCGACACTGCAAAACATCCGCAACCTTAAAGGCCCGCAATTTTTGCATGTGGTAACCAAAAAAGGCCAGGGTTATAAACTGGCTGAAGCTGATCCCGTTTTGTACCATGGCCCGGGCAAATTCAACCCGGCGGAAGGTATCAAGCCTGCAAGCGCACCGGCCAAACAAAGCTATACCCAGGTATTTGGCAACTGGTTGTGCGATATGGCAGCGGCGGACCAAAAACTCGTCGGCATTACACCGGCCATGCGCGAAGGCTCGGGCATGGTGGAATTTGAAAAACAATTCCCCAAGCGTTATTACGATGTCGGCATTGCTGAACAGCATTCCGTCACCTTTGCCGCTGGCCTCGCTTGTGAAGGCTTGAAGCCTGTCGTCGCGATTTATTCCACCTTTTTGCAGCGCGCTTATGATCAGTTGATCCATGACGTCGCCCTGCAAAACCTGGACGTGACTTTTGCCCTAGACCGCGCCGGCCTGGTTGGCGCCGATGGTGCAACCCATGCCGGTAATTATGATCTGGCCTATCTGCGCTGCATCCCTAACATGGTCGTCATGGCCGCATCCGATGAAAACGAATGCCGTCAGATGCTGAGCACAGCCTATCAATACCACGGCCCTGCAGCAGTACGTTACCCGCGCGGTGCTGGCATAGGTGTGCCAACAGGCAAAGACCTCGATACCATCCCCCTGGGCAAAGGCGAAATCAAACGCCAGGGCAAGCGCATCGCGATTCTGGCATTTGGCTCTCTCGTGCACCCCGCACTGCAAGCGGCGGAACAACTAGATGCGACGCTCGCAAATATGCGCTTCGTCAAACCGCTGGATGTGGAATTGCTCAAATCCCTGGCCGCCAGCCATGATGAACTGGTGACCGTCGAAGAAGGCTGCACCATGGGTGGCGCAGGTTCAGCAGTGGCTGAAGCACTTGCCGAAGCAGGTATCAACAAGCCCCTGCTGATACTGGGCCTGCCAGACCGCTTTGTCGATCACGGCGACCCAGGTTTGCTGCTGGCGCAATGCGGGCTGGATGCTGCGGGTATAGAGAAATCAATCCGCGCCAGGTTCGATTAA
- a CDS encoding polyprenyl synthetase family protein: MSMSEQFGNWMRQTQAECETSLKQFLPDENTVPQQLHAAMRYATLDGGKRVRPLLVYAAGQLFDAPAALLSRAAAAVEMIHAYSLVHDDMPCMDDDALRRGKPTVHVKYDEATALLVGDALQAQAFLVLSEGEGDASAKLAMLQLLARAAGSVGMCGGQAIDLASVGVALNREQLEQMHRLKTGALLRSSVLLGAMCGKTLAADETAALDSYAAAIGLAFQVVDDVLDATADSATLGKTAGKDAADNKPTFVSLMGLEASRALATQLCHDAHAALSNFGDKASLLHDLADLIVQRQA, from the coding sequence ATGAGCATGAGTGAACAATTTGGTAACTGGATGCGACAAACCCAGGCAGAGTGCGAAACCAGCCTGAAACAGTTTTTGCCGGACGAAAATACAGTCCCGCAGCAATTGCATGCCGCCATGCGTTATGCGACCCTGGATGGCGGCAAACGGGTACGTCCTCTATTAGTATATGCAGCAGGCCAGTTGTTTGATGCGCCTGCCGCCTTGCTGAGCCGGGCTGCTGCTGCAGTAGAAATGATCCATGCGTATTCGCTGGTACACGACGACATGCCCTGCATGGACGACGATGCCCTGCGCCGTGGCAAACCTACAGTGCACGTCAAATATGATGAGGCAACCGCACTGCTGGTCGGCGATGCCTTGCAGGCACAGGCCTTTTTGGTCTTGTCTGAAGGTGAAGGTGATGCCAGCGCCAAACTGGCCATGCTGCAATTGCTGGCACGTGCTGCCGGCTCGGTCGGCATGTGTGGCGGACAGGCGATTGATCTGGCCAGCGTCGGTGTCGCCCTGAACCGTGAACAACTGGAGCAGATGCACAGGCTGAAAACCGGTGCCCTGCTACGCTCTTCTGTATTATTAGGGGCCATGTGTGGCAAAACCCTCGCTGCAGATGAAACTGCAGCGCTGGATAGCTATGCTGCCGCGATAGGCCTGGCTTTCCAGGTGGTAGATGATGTGCTCGACGCAACGGCAGATTCTGCCACTCTGGGCAAGACGGCAGGCAAGGACGCGGCAGATAACAAGCCCACCTTTGTCAGCCTCATGGGCCTGGAAGCTTCACGCGCATTAGCCACGCAACTATGCCATGATGCGCATGCAGCACTGAGCAATTTTGGTGACAAGGCCAGTTTATTGCACGACTTGGCAGATTTGATCGTGCAACGCCAGGCTTGA